A DNA window from Chiroxiphia lanceolata isolate bChiLan1 chromosome 6, bChiLan1.pri, whole genome shotgun sequence contains the following coding sequences:
- the CD82 gene encoding CD82 antigen — protein MGSGCLKVTKYFLFLFNLLFLILGAVILGFGIWILADKTSFIAVLQTSSSSLKTGAYILIGVGALTMLMGFLGCLGAVNEIRCLLGLYFTCLMIILITQVAAGLVIYFQKETLKEELSHIVKDLIENYNPLNEDKKNLREVWDYVQIQISCCGWTGAKDWEDNEIIINKSMTEYPCSCSNRTEDLEEGRGFCRLDDPVNGTATYTDWPVHGQGCMDGVEQWLKDNLGVILGVCTGVAVIELLGMILSISLCKNIHSEDYTKVPKS, from the exons ATGGGGTCTGGCTGCCTAAAAGTCACCAAGtacttcctcttcctcttcaaTCTCCTGTTCCTT ATCCTGGGGGCTGTCATCTTGGGGTTTGGAATATGGATTCTGGCCGACAAAACCAGTTTCATTGCGGTTCTAC AGACGTCATCTTCCTCCCTGAAGACTGGTGCATACATTCTCATCGGTGTTGGGGCACTCACCATGCTCATGGGGTTCCTGGGCTGTCTTGGAGCAGTCAATGAAATTCGATGTCTCTTGGGTCTG TACTTCACCTGCCTGATGATAATCCTCATAACTCAGGTTGCTGCTGGACTGGTCATCTACTTCCAGAAAGAAACG CTGAAAGAAGAGTTGTCCCACATAGTTAAAGATCTGATTGAAAATTATAACCCTTTGAATGAAGATAAGAAGAACTTGCGAGAAGTATGGGACTATGTGCAAATACAG ATCTCCTGCTGTGGCTGGACTGGAGCAAAAGACTGGGAAGATAATGAGATTATTATCAACAAAAGCATGACTGAgtatccctgctcctgctccaatAGAACGGAGGACTTAGAGGAAGGAAGAGGTTTCTGTCGTCTGGATGACCCTGTCAATGGCACTGCAACCTATACTGACTGGCCTGTTCATGGGCAG GGATGCATGGATGGTGTAGAGCAGTGGTTGAAGGACAACCTTGGTGTCATTCTTGGGGTTTGCACTGGTGTTGCTGTTATAGAG CTGCTGGGGATGATTCTGTCCATTTCGCTTTGCAAGAACATACACAGCGAAGACTACACCAAAGTGCCCAAGTCTTGA